A genome region from Arachis duranensis cultivar V14167 chromosome 6, aradu.V14167.gnm2.J7QH, whole genome shotgun sequence includes the following:
- the LOC107494720 gene encoding uncharacterized protein LOC107494720 produces the protein MEQPEGFVVKGKEDFVCKFKKSLYGLKQALRQWYKKFESVMEKAPSNKIEIDVKKASAQPPWHIPYENLDGIDQEVSSLGDKDHASSPPSDKSTSANELLEYEDSSLIESENNVGAKILRKGRTGVEYALSRTLETSPPRLPSTPSLEWVKLISVRLPIPLEYGFLETNGQLRKLCGIKRKRRLFSG, from the exons ATGGAGCAACCAGAGGGTTTTGTTGTTAAAGGAAAAGAAGATTTTGTGTGCAAGTTTAAGAAGAGTCTTTATGGGTTGAAGCAAGCTCTAAGACAGTGGTACAAGAAGTTTGAATCTGTTATGGAGAA AGCACCCtccaataaaattgaaattgatgtCAAGAAGGCCAGTGCACAACCTCCATGGCATATTCCTTATGAaaacttggatgggatagatcaAGAAgtaagttcccttggtgataaAGATCATGCATCAAGTCCTCCTAGTGATAAATCTACATCCGCAAATGAACTCCTTGAATATGAAGACTCTTCTCTGATTGAGTCTGAGAATAATGTGGGAGCGAAAATCCTTAGAAAAGGGCGGACGGGAGTTGAGTACGCTTTGTCAAGAACGTTGGAAACTTCTCCACCTAGGTTGCCgtctactccttcacttgagtgggtaaaacttatcTCTGTTCGTCTTCCTATCCCACTTGAGTACGGTTTTCTTGAAACGAACGGCCAACTCAGGAAGCTTTGTGGCATAAAGCGTAAGAGGAGACTGTTTAGTGGTTAG